In Anaerolineales bacterium, the following proteins share a genomic window:
- a CDS encoding ATP-binding protein → MEQRTKIGYLVGGGLKENFRVRLIVSPQEIQEGAFVVIQSGEWNYYGIVTDIQLGATDPRFADEQMEGRFPSHISKALHGQTLYANLEVLPNLMLEVGPELGTAEHKQWQGKIDAGLKDEPRILPVKNVPPHHAQVFLANEGDIAEIFGDPNEKNNFIIGYTREQNHPVCIDMEKFVQRSSGVFGATGTGKSFLTRLVLAGLMHYNKASVFVLDMHNEYGFDDVASDTKKAVTGLKTKFKSKVRIVGLGGGSTIRGQVPDFNLEISTGDISTSDIETLMRELNLRETTPTTLNALYTSFREEWFARFKDMTRDMVVIEDEKGKKKEVPAEGSVAAWANENGVNVAAAEGLHDKLRRLFNKPYIVEKPAADSVKEIIASLENGQHVVLSFGEHESDLDYLLVSNLLTRKIRNAWEHKTNAFRTHGKEEPRQLIIVVEEAHKLLNREMAAQTTFATIARELRKYYVTLLIVDQRPSQIYDEVMSQLGTRISGWLGDEDDIHAVLSGLAGREALRGMLARLQPKEEVLLLGWGVPMPLPVRSRRYDEEFWKELLGAKEKRSKEQSMQELGY, encoded by the coding sequence ATGGAACAACGAACAAAAATCGGTTATTTGGTTGGCGGTGGGCTCAAGGAAAATTTTCGGGTTAGATTAATCGTCTCGCCTCAGGAAATTCAGGAGGGGGCGTTTGTGGTGATTCAATCGGGCGAGTGGAATTATTACGGCATCGTCACGGATATCCAACTCGGGGCGACGGACCCGCGCTTTGCGGATGAGCAGATGGAGGGACGATTCCCGTCGCATATTTCGAAGGCGTTGCATGGACAAACGTTGTACGCGAATCTCGAAGTGTTGCCGAACCTGATGTTGGAAGTTGGTCCAGAGTTGGGGACGGCTGAACACAAGCAGTGGCAGGGCAAAATCGACGCGGGACTCAAAGATGAGCCGCGCATACTGCCCGTCAAGAATGTACCGCCGCATCACGCGCAGGTGTTTCTGGCGAACGAAGGCGACATCGCAGAGATCTTCGGCGACCCGAACGAGAAGAACAACTTCATCATCGGGTACACGCGCGAGCAGAATCATCCCGTGTGCATTGACATGGAAAAGTTCGTGCAGAGGTCGTCGGGTGTGTTCGGCGCGACGGGCACGGGTAAGTCGTTCCTCACGCGGCTCGTGCTGGCGGGACTCATGCACTACAACAAAGCCTCGGTGTTCGTGCTGGATATGCACAACGAGTATGGTTTTGACGATGTGGCGTCGGACACGAAAAAAGCCGTGACGGGATTGAAGACCAAGTTCAAGTCGAAGGTAAGAATCGTCGGCTTGGGAGGCGGATCAACCATCCGAGGGCAAGTCCCCGATTTTAATTTGGAGATCTCCACAGGCGACATATCCACAAGCGACATCGAAACGTTGATGCGCGAGTTGAACCTGCGCGAAACGACTCCGACGACGTTGAACGCGTTGTACACGTCGTTTCGGGAGGAGTGGTTTGCAAGATTCAAAGACATGACGCGGGATATGGTCGTGATCGAAGACGAAAAAGGAAAGAAGAAAGAAGTTCCCGCCGAGGGGAGCGTTGCGGCGTGGGCAAATGAAAACGGAGTCAATGTGGCGGCGGCGGAAGGCTTGCACGACAAGTTGCGGCGGCTGTTCAACAAACCGTATATCGTCGAGAAGCCCGCCGCAGATAGCGTGAAGGAGATCATCGCCTCGCTGGAGAACGGTCAGCATGTGGTGTTGTCGTTCGGCGAACACGAAAGCGATCTGGATTATCTGCTCGTGTCGAATTTGTTGACGCGCAAGATTCGCAACGCGTGGGAGCATAAGACCAACGCGTTCCGCACGCATGGCAAAGAGGAGCCGCGCCAGTTGATCATCGTCGTTGAAGAGGCGCACAAGTTGTTGAACCGCGAAATGGCGGCGCAGACGACCTTCGCCACCATCGCCCGCGAACTCCGCAAGTATTATGTGACGTTGTTAATCGTGGACCAGCGCCCGTCGCAAATTTATGACGAGGTCATGTCGCAGTTGGGGACGCGCATCTCAGGCTGGCTCGGCGACGAGGACGATATCCACGCCGTGCTCTCGGGTCTCGCGGGACGGGAGGCTTTGCGCGGCATGTTGGCGCGACTCCAACCGAAGGAGGAAGTTCTCCTGCTCGGCTGGGGAGTGCCGATGCCGCTGCCTGTGAGGTCACGCAGGTATGACGAGGAGTTTTGGAAGGAGTTGCTCGGCGCGAAAGAGAAGCGTAGCAAGGAGCAGAGTATGCAGGAGTTGGGGTATTAG
- a CDS encoding N-6 DNA methylase, with protein MDKKNNFYKLPSSGKARESLREKGQFWTPDWIAEAMVEYVLAEKVSTVFDPAVGAGAFFRAVKTVSKEKNLYTSLAGMDIDASALQQAIGYGLSEQDIKNVIIGDFVFNPPQNKMSAVVANPPYIRHHRISMENKEELKRLSLQTTGKVLDGRAGLHIYFLIRALSLLEKDGRLAFIMPADTCEGKFANDLWYWISTHYKIDAVITFAPDASPFPNVDTNPMIFFIQNSEPKDKFIWVKCHESQSDTLKIWVGSGFMINVGKSLNIIERSLSEGVETGLSRPPITEKMSKYVLGDFVQVVRGVATGANDFFFLTDEQVEELGIPEKYFVRAVGRTRDVPTEEVTKETINSLKEKGRPTLLLSLNGEPFDDYPDVVKKYLEKGEVLGLPERPLISQRKPWYRMESRTIPPFLFAYLGRRNSRFIRNTAKVIPLTGFLCIYPKHDDKEYIERVWKILNHPDIGTNLALIGKSYGDGAVKVEPRSLEKLPIPDSIIEQSGIPMQMRLFDEKETFKTTTYPVKKRRSTKTKQK; from the coding sequence ATGGATAAAAAAAATAATTTTTACAAATTGCCTTCATCTGGCAAAGCAAGAGAATCACTTCGTGAAAAGGGACAGTTTTGGACGCCTGATTGGATTGCAGAAGCTATGGTTGAGTATGTGTTGGCTGAGAAGGTTAGCACAGTATTCGATCCCGCTGTAGGTGCGGGAGCGTTTTTTCGTGCAGTAAAAACAGTTTCAAAAGAAAAAAATCTATATACTTCGCTTGCTGGAATGGACATTGATGCGAGCGCATTACAACAAGCCATTGGCTACGGTTTATCTGAACAAGACATAAAAAACGTGATCATTGGGGATTTTGTTTTCAATCCTCCGCAAAACAAAATGTCGGCAGTTGTTGCAAATCCACCTTATATTCGGCATCATCGAATTTCAATGGAGAACAAAGAAGAACTCAAACGACTGAGTTTACAAACGACTGGCAAGGTTCTGGACGGACGAGCAGGACTTCATATTTATTTCCTGATACGCGCATTGTCTTTGTTAGAAAAAGATGGGCGTTTGGCTTTTATTATGCCTGCTGATACGTGTGAGGGTAAATTTGCTAATGACCTATGGTATTGGATTTCCACACATTACAAAATAGATGCTGTTATCACTTTTGCGCCTGACGCATCGCCTTTTCCTAATGTGGATACTAATCCAATGATCTTTTTTATCCAAAACTCAGAACCTAAGGATAAGTTTATTTGGGTAAAATGCCACGAATCTCAGAGTGACACCCTAAAAATATGGGTAGGCTCAGGCTTTATGATAAATGTAGGAAAATCACTAAATATCATTGAGCGCAGTCTATCAGAGGGGGTAGAGACAGGATTGTCACGTCCGCCAATTACAGAGAAAATGAGCAAATATGTTCTTGGCGATTTTGTCCAAGTAGTTCGTGGTGTTGCAACAGGTGCAAATGATTTCTTCTTTTTAACAGATGAACAAGTCGAAGAATTAGGGATTCCTGAAAAGTATTTTGTTCGTGCGGTTGGGAGAACACGAGATGTCCCAACAGAGGAAGTCACCAAAGAAACGATAAATTCACTAAAAGAAAAAGGACGACCTACACTGTTATTGTCCCTCAATGGTGAACCTTTTGACGATTATCCTGATGTAGTAAAGAAATATCTAGAAAAAGGAGAAGTTCTTGGTCTTCCTGAAAGACCTCTCATTTCCCAAAGAAAACCTTGGTATAGAATGGAATCTAGAACTATCCCTCCGTTCTTATTTGCCTATCTTGGAAGACGTAATTCAAGGTTTATCCGTAATACAGCAAAAGTAATACCTCTTACTGGTTTCCTATGCATTTACCCCAAACATGATGACAAAGAATATATTGAACGGGTTTGGAAAATTCTAAATCATCCAGATATAGGCACAAATCTTGCGCTGATAGGTAAATCTTATGGGGACGGGGCAGTTAAAGTCGAACCTCGTTCATTGGAGAAGTTACCTATTCCAGATAGTATTATTGAGCAGTCTGGCATACCAATGCAAATGCGATTATTTGACGAGAAAGAAACTTTCAAAACAACCACCTATCCTGTTAAGAAAAGACGCTCAACAAAAACAAAGCAGAAATAA
- a CDS encoding AccI family restriction endonuclease, translated as MHPFEKVLSVSIEDIEFEFNGQSPIEWSSFLLNPRRLRGSDFLMRWSQGVWSEERIVLAVNQTKEFFAIPYGPSSTAPDDDVRAFELYFERLEAAGLGAIKRPDLLIFRKTDQSAIEKLVSNLGGAAELPFKVEEDKNMQGILSKAIIAVECENSLWKAAMMPDYGTELRPQKRLEGKLGLKKSAVLPTIIVKEEDREPLQTWQDINNVPIHVWHVFFDMAFGISLDKTQRLIEDGFILPTEQTFQAPGGATTKKSLYKLYYHYGYPLGDANEEPSLVAKSITDKNGHILPYVHFKGGTMILRAEALKILRELANG; from the coding sequence ATGCATCCATTCGAAAAAGTGTTGAGCGTTAGTATTGAAGACATTGAATTCGAGTTCAATGGGCAGTCCCCTATTGAATGGTCAAGCTTTCTACTTAATCCTCGTAGGCTGCGTGGAAGCGATTTTCTAATGCGGTGGTCGCAGGGTGTATGGAGTGAAGAAAGAATTGTTTTGGCGGTAAATCAAACCAAGGAATTCTTTGCAATACCATATGGACCTAGCAGCACTGCTCCCGATGATGATGTACGGGCTTTTGAGCTATATTTTGAGAGGCTGGAAGCAGCAGGGTTGGGTGCAATTAAACGTCCAGATTTGTTGATATTCAGAAAAACCGATCAATCGGCTATTGAAAAGCTGGTAAGCAATCTTGGAGGCGCTGCCGAATTACCCTTTAAAGTTGAGGAAGATAAGAATATGCAGGGAATTCTGTCAAAGGCAATTATTGCAGTTGAATGCGAAAACAGTTTATGGAAAGCTGCAATGATGCCCGATTATGGGACTGAATTGAGACCACAAAAAAGATTAGAAGGTAAATTGGGTTTGAAAAAGAGTGCAGTATTGCCAACAATTATAGTGAAAGAAGAAGATCGAGAACCATTACAAACTTGGCAAGATATAAATAATGTCCCAATTCACGTTTGGCATGTTTTCTTTGATATGGCGTTTGGCATTTCACTTGACAAAACTCAAAGATTAATAGAAGACGGGTTTATACTTCCGACAGAACAAACATTTCAAGCCCCAGGTGGCGCAACGACCAAAAAGTCTTTGTATAAGCTTTATTATCATTACGGATACCCTCTTGGCGACGCTAATGAAGAGCCTAGTCTGGTTGCGAAAAGTATTACAGACAAGAACGGTCACATCTTGCCCTATGTTCATTTCAAAGGTGGAACGATGATTTTACGGGCAGAAGCATTAAAGATATTGCGAGAACTAGCAAATGGATAA
- a CDS encoding DpnI domain-containing protein codes for MTEEWVSRSGFCPNCGRALSQFENNKPVADFYCGNCSEEYELKSKHGEVGKKIVDGAYATMIQRLESDNNPNFFFLTYDKFTLEIRNFLTIPKYFFVPSIIEKRKALAQSARRAGWVGCNIDVSNVPELGKIFFVRNGVVHSKEEVLAKWGKTEFVKSAVNVEAKGWLLDVLSCVEKIKQREFSLNDVYAFEGFLKAKHPLNNNVQAKIRQQLQFLRDKNVIQFLGRGRYRMKSTGE; via the coding sequence ATGACGGAGGAGTGGGTCAGCCGTTCGGGGTTCTGTCCCAATTGTGGGAGGGCGTTGAGTCAATTTGAGAATAACAAACCCGTCGCTGATTTTTATTGTGGGAATTGCTCGGAAGAATACGAGTTGAAGTCCAAGCACGGGGAGGTGGGAAAGAAAATTGTCGATGGCGCGTATGCCACGATGATTCAACGTTTGGAGTCAGATAACAATCCCAATTTCTTTTTTCTGACGTACGACAAGTTCACGCTGGAGATACGGAATTTTCTGACGATACCGAAGTATTTCTTTGTGCCGTCCATTATTGAGAAACGCAAAGCATTGGCGCAATCTGCGCGGCGGGCGGGGTGGGTTGGCTGTAACATTGACGTGAGCAACGTCCCAGAATTGGGGAAGATCTTCTTTGTGCGGAACGGCGTCGTCCACAGCAAAGAGGAAGTCCTTGCAAAATGGGGCAAGACCGAGTTTGTGAAGTCGGCGGTCAATGTGGAAGCGAAAGGCTGGCTGTTGGATGTCTTGTCATGTGTGGAGAAGATAAAGCAGAGGGAGTTTTCGTTGAACGACGTTTACGCCTTTGAAGGATTCTTGAAGGCGAAACATCCGTTGAATAATAATGTTCAAGCCAAGATACGACAACAACTCCAATTCTTGCGGGATAAGAATGTGATTCAGTTCCTGGGGCGAGGTCGCTATCGGATGAAGTCGACGGGGGAGTAA